A genome region from Nitrosopumilus oxyclinae includes the following:
- a CDS encoding SDR family NAD(P)-dependent oxidoreductase gives MDFKNKVVLITGASSGIGKDTAIEFAKKGANIVLVSRTKEKLEQVSNELKQFNVTVLVCQCDVSKKVQVKEMSKIVLEKFDSVDILINNAGFAIYGSVTDLSIDDIESQMETNYFGMIYCIKNFLPSMLDKKSGHIVNVASVAASFGLPGIASYCASKFAMLGFSEGLKHELKNSGVGITVVSPIMVRTNFFDHPSFEKMPKFSPTSLSSKTVAKTILKAANSHRLEIIVPSVVRGAVWIKNTFPYLINPILGKAFKKQLDSMKKD, from the coding sequence GTGGATTTTAAAAATAAAGTTGTTCTAATCACTGGTGCATCATCAGGAATTGGTAAAGATACTGCAATAGAATTTGCAAAGAAAGGTGCAAATATTGTTCTAGTTTCAAGAACAAAAGAGAAACTTGAACAAGTTTCAAATGAATTAAAACAATTCAATGTAACTGTTTTAGTTTGTCAATGTGATGTATCCAAAAAAGTTCAAGTAAAAGAAATGTCAAAAATAGTCTTAGAAAAATTTGATTCAGTTGATATTTTAATAAATAATGCTGGTTTTGCAATTTATGGTTCTGTAACTGATCTTAGTATTGATGATATTGAATCACAGATGGAGACAAATTATTTTGGAATGATTTACTGCATCAAAAATTTCCTTCCATCAATGTTGGATAAAAAATCAGGACATATTGTCAATGTGGCATCAGTAGCTGCTAGTTTTGGTTTACCTGGAATTGCATCTTATTGTGCTTCAAAATTTGCAATGTTGGGTTTTTCAGAAGGTCTTAAACATGAATTAAAAAATTCTGGAGTTGGAATTACCGTTGTTAGTCCTATTATGGTTAGAACTAATTTCTTTGATCATCCATCATTTGAAAAAATGCCAAAATTTTCTCCAACTTCACTTAGTTCTAAAACTGTGGCAAAAACAATTCTAAAAGCAGCAAATTCCCATAGATTGGAAATTATAGTACCATCTGTAGTACGAGGTGCAGTATGGATCAAAAACACATTCCCCTATCTTATCAATCCAATTTTAGGAAAGGCTTTCAAAAAACAATTAGATTCTATGAAAAAAGATTAA